The genomic DNA TGATTCAGCCCTGACCAGCAATCCTTACAAAGTGTCGCACCACCTTTTATGGCTCCGGCATGAGTAACAGTTCTCATGCCGGAGCCTGTCTCGCCCCCGGTTAAAACACGGTTACGTATTTTTAATCCGGCCAAATGGCTAGCATAACTAGTTGGTTTAATTCTATTTATTGTTATTTATTTATGTGCCTTTTCTTATGCTGTTTGATTTTTGAGGCTTTCTACGCCTAGGGAGGCAGGTAAGCCTTCCCGGAGATTAAAAAGGTAGGGAGGTGGTGCTGGAGGAAGGCTGGCATTCATTGTGCTCTTCGTAATTTGTGATAACGGCCGGCTTAGGTGTTTCCTGATCAAGCGAAAATGAGCAAGTTCGCAGGAGGTGAAGGTGGGAAACAGGGAACATGTCCCGATTATCGTGAAAAACAGCACTACGTCGATAATAGAGGACGCGTATCTGGTTGCGGCGCTGATGACCTTTGATCCTGATGTGGTGTGTTACCCGATACTGAACAGCTCCGGACGTGTTGCCTTTGAAGTGAAAGGTCAGATCGCCGACAAGCTGGAGCGCCTCTACTCGGGGGAATCCGCCTCGCTGGAAGCTTTTATCTCCAATCTGAAAAAATTGAGAGCATCAATTTTCAAACTGAAGAACGCATACAAGAAAAATCAAAGCTGACTGCAGCTTCCCCCTTTTCATACCATCGTCACAACCGCACAAGTTCGTACACCCGAGTCCCAAGCCCGATTTTCTCTGCGTGTTCCAGCTGAATTTCCCAATCGATATCGGGGTGAACGCCCCTGAATTTGTCGCCTCCCGGCTCCCAACCGCTCTGTAGCGCGGTGTCTCTGTTTCCTTGGGCATTGTTGACAAGGTCCGCACAGGCCTGATCGAGAGCTACCGGATCGTTGGAGGCGCAGATGCCGATATCGTTGACGATGGGCGCATCGGCATGTCCGTAGCAATCGCAGGCAGGTGATACTTGAGTTATGAAGTTGACGTAGAGCGTCTTCTCGGTCTTTCCCTGAACCGCACCGAGGGCGAACTCAGCCATTTTCTTCATGACGAGCGGTGCCGCCTCATTCCACTGAATGTTCACGGCCTTTCTGTGGCAAGCGGTAATGCAGCGGCCGCATCCGGCACAGCGGTCGGGGTCGATTCGGGCGCTGCCTTCGATGATGGCGATGGCGTCATGAACACACGCTTTGAGGCAGATCCCGCAACCGTTGCAGAATTTTTCCGCCACCTTTGGCGCCACGTTGGAGTGCTGAACAAGCTTTCCTGAGCGGCTGGCGCACCCCATCCCGAGATTCTTCAGCGCTCCTCCGAATCCCGTGAGCTCATGGCATTTGAAATGAGAGACCGTGACCAATGCGTCGGATTCAAGGATTTCGCGGCCAATGCTTACCGATTGCAGGACCTCGCCCCGTATCGCTACATCTTCCGCGGAATGGCCACGCAAACCGTCGCTCATGATCAAAGGTGCCCCTACTACCGCAAAGGCGAAGCCATTTTCTATTGCACACCGAAGCGCCG from Geobacter sp. DSM 9736 includes the following:
- a CDS encoding DUF362 domain-containing protein — translated: MSSKVFFADMRAGHRENLLDKLGRLLKACGISEKISANDLVAVKLHFGERGNHTFIRPIFIRRVVDEIRGCSGNPFLTDSSTLYPGERKEAVSALRCAIENGFAFAVVGAPLIMSDGLRGHSAEDVAIRGEVLQSVSIGREILESDALVTVSHFKCHELTGFGGALKNLGMGCASRSGKLVQHSNVAPKVAEKFCNGCGICLKACVHDAIAIIEGSARIDPDRCAGCGRCITACHRKAVNIQWNEAAPLVMKKMAEFALGAVQGKTEKTLYVNFITQVSPACDCYGHADAPIVNDIGICASNDPVALDQACADLVNNAQGNRDTALQSGWEPGGDKFRGVHPDIDWEIQLEHAEKIGLGTRVYELVRL